TGCACCAATTGCGGCAACGCTCATCAATGTTTCGATAGCAAACGGTGTACCACTGCGAATAAGTTGTAAGGACTTTTTCACAATGGGGAATAGTCCAATCAAGGTTGTTGCGATAAAGGCTGCTCGACCTGCTTGAGGATCAATAAACTCTGCACCCCAGCTAATTGCCATTAAAAGTGCTAATACAATAACAAATGAACTTTCTTTCAAGAGACTTTGCTTAGCGACTTTTTTAGATAGAGGTGATGAGAGATCAAAAAGCTCAAAACCTGCACTATTAATTGCGGCAATGACATCAGCGCGTAAGTCACTATCTGCATCAACAACCAATTTTTCGGTGGCAAAAAGGACTTTTGCTTGTTTTACACCCACGACTTTGAGTGCAGCTGTTTCAATTTTTTGTGCGCAACTTGGGCAGTCCATGCCTTGGACTTTCCAACTAAAGCGTTGTTGTGCAATTTTCTCGGGTTCAATATTTGAAACAGGGGCGTTGATATCACAACCTCCATGACCATCGTGATCGTGATTGTGAGAATGCTTGCTGTGATGCTCATCCTCGCATTCAGGATCGCTTTTATCTATTTTAGTATGAGAATGTCCATTTTCAGTATGTGAGTGCGTACTATTCTCAGAGTGCCCTGAACAGCATTGGGAACTTGAGCAACAAGCATCGGTATGTTTATGATTATCGTGTTGATGAGCATGTTTAGTCATAACGGGCTCTCCTTGTTCAACGAAGTAAAGTCTAATTTCATTTATTTGATAAGTACTTTACAGCTTGGAGTAGAGTCCAGAGTCAAGATGTGTGATAAAAATTCATTGTCAAAAAATGCGAATTAAGTTGAAAAACTAACCCCTTGATTTAAAAATCAAAACAAGGGGTTGATTAAAACTAAAGGAACAATGCTCTAACAATAAAGAAGTGCCCAATAAAATAACAGGCGCTGACAAGCCCTTTAGATGCTGTAAAAGAGAAGCGGAATCGATTGATAAGCCATATAGAGTAAGCAATTACTAACAATAGAGAGCCAATCATAATAGATAAGTTGTAATCATTACTTAGGTAAAAGAATTTTTCACCCGCAATCCAAAACATGGCAAATGCGGCTAATAACGTGAGAGAGGCCGGGATTGCTAATTTATCGAGTTTTGTCCAAACAATGGCTAAAATGATAATGAAAGCAAGAATAACGAACCCAAGTAAAGGAAGATAAAACGAGAGTTGGAGTGGTAATAAAAAACTCACCATATAAAGAATATAACTCAGGAATACCAAGGCAATGGATGGTAGTAAATACTTACCATCAAATATTCTTAATAGATCAGAAAGCAGCGTTGCTAATAACGCGCCAACAATCAGGTAGCTATTAATATTGTGTTCAGGGACTTGCCATGCCCAAAGTAATAAAAGAAGTAGTGTAATAGGACGGAATAACCATCGTTGCCAATTAGGTCCACGATATGCGGCATCGATATAAAGCCATCCTGAGAATAATACCGCGAGAAAAGGCCAACTCATAATATCTCCCTTATATTCAGAACTGTTTTATTATTCATAACAGAAAGCTTAATTTAAGAATAGCGGTTAATGACGAAACTGACGGACTCATTAAAATAATATAAGCACACTGCTTTTTAATCCATATAA
This genomic stretch from Proteus vulgaris harbors:
- a CDS encoding YhhN-like protein, with product MSWPFLAVLFSGWLYIDAAYRGPNWQRWLFRPITLLLLLLWAWQVPEHNINSYLIVGALLATLLSDLLRIFDGKYLLPSIALVFLSYILYMVSFLLPLQLSFYLPLLGFVILAFIIILAIVWTKLDKLAIPASLTLLAAFAMFWIAGEKFFYLSNDYNLSIMIGSLLLVIAYSIWLINRFRFSFTASKGLVSACYFIGHFFIVRALFL